In Cicer arietinum cultivar CDC Frontier isolate Library 1 chromosome 7, Cicar.CDCFrontier_v2.0, whole genome shotgun sequence, a single window of DNA contains:
- the LOC101504873 gene encoding uncharacterized protein: MGVVIIDGTTVRDFVADDTRFTNSVNDQFSSLDLNNDGVLSRAELRKAFESMRLIETHFGIDVSTPPEQLTRLYDSVFDTFDGDRSGTVDRDEFKSEMKKIMLAIADGLGSSPIQMVLEDDSQSLLQKAADLEASKNAAA, translated from the coding sequence ATGGGTGTGGTGATAATAGACGGCACCACTGTGAGAGACTTCGTAGCCGACGACACGCGTTTCACAAACAGCGTCAATGATCAATTTTCATCACTCGATCTCAACAACGACGGCGTTCTATCACGCGCTGAGCTCCGCAAAGCCTTCGAATCCATGAGACTCATCGAGACTCACTTCGGCATCGATGTATCAACTCCGCCGGAACAACTCACGCGCCTTTACGACTCCGTCTTCGACACTTTCGACGGCGACAGAAGCGGTACTGTCGACCGGGACGAGTTTAAGTCTGAGATGAAGAAGATTATGCTTGCTATCGCTGATGGATTGGGATCTTCTCCTATTCAGATGGTTCTTGAAGATGATTCTCAGAGTCTTCTTCAGAAAGCTGCTGATCTTGAAGCTTCTAAGAACGCTGCTGCATGA